Below is a window of Vulpes vulpes isolate BD-2025 chromosome 14, VulVul3, whole genome shotgun sequence DNA.
ttatttatgttagagagagaatgggttgggacagagggagaggaggagagagaatcccaagcagactccatgctgagcacagaacatGATGTGGacctcaatcccacgaccctaaggtcatgaccctTATGACTGAGctgaagagttggatgcccaactagctgagacacccaggtgccctggagtgactgacccttgatctcagggttgtgagttccagcccgaCATTGGGCATAGAggttacttaatttaaaaaaagagagacagagaaaggctgAGTGTAAATGGTGATTTCCCCCCCACCCAGGCATTGGAATAAGGGttgtattttatctttattttttttctcccattaagcttattcaggggctcctgggtggctcagtgattaagcatctgcctttggttcaggtcatgatcacagggtcctgggatcgagtcccacatcaggctcctttcagggagcctacttctccttctgcctatgtctctgcctctctctgtgtgtctctcattaataaataaaatcttaaaaaaaaaaagtttgttcaATATACATgacctttagaaagaaaaagcatatattttttatttcagcaaaaaTGAATGCTAATCTGCATGTGATAGAATCATGAGTGAtttccatattttcaaaatactttcccAAAggcatgtattatttttgtaatcagaacaaaaagtaaaatttatttgaaaatcaaaataaaatttctggaaatgGGACAGCATTATGTATTTTTCACCTCTTATGACTGTTTCAGGTCAGCCCCATGGCTGTTCCACAGAATTCAAATGAGACTTCCTATTTGCTCCCTCCGAACAGTAAGGACTGGGAAGAGCAAAGTATTCCTGATTTTGTCTATGGGCAGAAGGAACTCATTCTGGAAGGGATTCAGTGGCCAAGGACCGCACCCAGCCTCCTGGACAGGATAGCAAGGTCTCGCTTCGACTCTGTTCTCTGCTCCGCCTGGAGGCAGCGGATGGAACTGGGGCTGTTCCGCTACTGCCTGGGGAAGCTGCAGACCCAAACCCTCCCTGGGCCAGTGGGTTTTGTGGCCCAGCTGAACGTGGAGCGGGGTGTGCAGAGGAGGCGCCCTCAGAACATCCAGAGTGTGAAGCAGGCATTTGACCCTGAACAGTTTAACTTCAACAAGATCCGACCAGGAGAAGTCCTCTTCCGTTTGCTCCGGGAGCCTGATCTCCCAGGTGCTGTTCAGCAAGAGGACATCTACGTAATGATCAATGTCAGCCCCTTGGAATGGGGCCACGTGCTGCTGGTGCCCGCGCCCACCCGTGGGCTCCCCCAGCGCCTGCTGCCAGCTGCACTGCGGGCCGGCATTGAGGCTGTGCTTCTGAGCTCACACCCAGGCTTCCGTGTCGGCTTcaacagcctgggtggcttggcttCTGTGAACCACCTCCACTTGCACGGATATTACCTGGCTCACAGACTGCCTGTGGAGGGAGCACCGAGTGAGCCCCTGGACCCGGGGGGCCATTTACATCTGCTCC
It encodes the following:
- the GDPGP1 gene encoding GDP-D-glucose phosphorylase 1 isoform X2 encodes the protein MAVPQNSNETSYLLPPNSKDWEEQSIPDFVYGQKELILEGIQWPRTAPSLLDRIARSRFDSVLCSAWRQRMELGLFRYCLGKLQTQTLPGPVGFVAQLNVERGVQRRRPQNIQSVKQAFDPEQFNFNKIRPGEVLFRLLREPDLPGAVQQEDIYVMINVSPLEWGHVLLVPAPTRGLPQRLLPAALRAGIEAVLLSSHPGFRVGFNSLGGLASVNHLHLHGYYLAHRLPVEGAPSEPLDPGGHLHLLQALPAPGFLFYTSGPGPDLEALVGRVCRATDYLTDHEIAHNLFVTRGAPPGKTSPSSALTGVRVILWARKSNFGVKEGEAFNVALCELAGHLPIKTSQDFGTLTEAAALALIQDCLLPPAQAEEIQATLVDLIAKDEQ